Proteins from a genomic interval of Rhipicephalus microplus isolate Deutch F79 chromosome 6, USDA_Rmic, whole genome shotgun sequence:
- the LOC142764884 gene encoding iris-like: MRRNFAHDAEQCRLSMDALARAVSSYSFKPGADVFPRGSMNEHSLVVLLSCIRLEGSWKHSFQQVSGDFHETPEATVIASIMRHMGSFRMCRSSELEVTVLELPYENRDVSLVILLPQRLDGLAALEKRVTAARLLHCVARLEERHNMTVHLPRLKLKSVTDLGPVLKDMGLGVLFTDEANLRYLSKAEGAHLSGARHVAVLHANRKGAVESYNDVSPPPISRDVVSGTVTPPSASASCPTSTTPEGALSPSSPSSPTADSSSGMNTSTALDEPSRSTSHFVVDRPFMLLMLKRRPDVVLLLGTVKKLV, encoded by the exons ATGAGACGCAACTTCGCGCACGACGCGGAGCAGTGTCGCCTCTCGATGGACGCCCTGGCCCGCGCCGTATCTTCATACTCCTTCAAGCCGGGTGCTGACGTCTTCCCGCGGGGCTCAATGAACGAGCACAGCCTGGTCGTCCTGCTTTCCTGCATCCGGCTGGAAGGATCATGGAAACACTCGTTCCAGCAAGTCAGCGGAGACTTCCACGAGACGCCCGAGGCCACCGTCATCGCGTCCATAATGCGACATATGGGCTCCTTCCGCATGTGCCGCTCCTCGGAGCTTGAG GTGACGGTGTTGGAGCTACCGTACGAAAACCGCGACGTGTCGTTGGTGATACTGCTGCCGCAACGCCTCGACGGTCTGGCGGCGCTCGAGAAGCGCGTCACGGCCGCCCGCTTGCTTCACTGCGTGGCACGACTTGAGGAGCGGCACAACATGACCGTCCACTTGCCCAGGCTCAAGCTCAAGAGCGTCACCGACCTTGGGCCCGTGCTCAAGGACATGGGTCTGGGCGTGCTCTTCACAGACGAGGCGAACCTCAG GTACCTGAGCAAGGCGGAAGGCGCTCACCTATCGGGCGCACGTCACGTAGCCGTTCTGCACGCCAACCGGAAAGGTGCTGTGGAATCGTACAACGATGTCTCGCCTCCTCCAATCAGTCGCGACGTTGTCAGTGGGACGGTTACTCCACCGTCGGCGTCTGCCAGTTGTCCCACCAGTACTACGCCGGAAGGGGCGCTGTCTCCGTCGTCTCCTTCCTCCCCGACAGCCGACTCTTCCAGCGGCATGAACACCAGCACCGCTCTCGACGAGCCGTCCCGCTCCACATCGCACTTCGTGGTCGATCGGCCCTTCATGCTGCTCATGCTCAAGAGAAGACCCGACGTCGTTCTCCTGCTCGGCAccgtcaagaagctcgtctag